In one window of Porites lutea chromosome 8, jaPorLute2.1, whole genome shotgun sequence DNA:
- the LOC140945214 gene encoding uncharacterized protein, producing the protein MSGWKWQYADKAQFGNFKSGWISSENMFVAPTSTRERWNALPNYCPTLWSLPTAQQRQRSRFQFMWSPQSAVKVLKEAEEPVSALSALFGGGGSQSSKLGSMTFASDPSGLASMFSALGGDNAIRSAPSLPDPPVTAAQSGHERTRVDLLTPEQLVKLVSGVLNESLVKEIGGMFQFNITGENGGTWFLDLRSGHGRIYAEKQGDNPDVVLTMSVENMQQIFYGQTTAFDAYMQGALTVDGDLRMAMSLEAIVKKLREKPVVPDRQVSQRPGVYIV; encoded by the exons ATGAGTGGATGGAAGTGGCAGTACGCCGACAAAGCACAGTTCGGCAATTTTAAGAGTGGATGGATAAGCTCTGAAAATATGTTTGTTGCCCCTACTAGTACTAGAGAAAG ATGGAACGCTCTTCCCAATTACTGTCCAACCCTGTGGTCATTACCAACAGCACAGCAGCGGCAGCGATCACGGTTTCAGTTTATGTGGTCACCCCA GTCAGCGGTGAAGGTGTTGAAGGAGGCTGAAGAGCCCGTCAGTGCTTTGTCTGCCCTTTTTGGCGGAGGAGGATCTCAGAGTTCGAAGCTTGGAAGCATGACATTCGCTTCTGACCCATCAGGGTTGGCGAGTATGTTTTCAG CTTTGGGTGGAGACAATGCTATCCGAAGTGCACCCTCCCTCCCAGACCCTCCCGTTACTGCTGCTCAATCTGGACATGAAAGAACTAGAGTCGATCTTCTAACTCCAGAGCAGCTAGTCAAGTTGGTCAGCGGTGTTCTCAATGAAAGCCTTGTAAAGGAGATCGGTGGAATGTTCCAATTTAACATTACTGGAGAAAATGGGGGAACTTGGTTTCTTGATCTAAGAAGCGGACATGGGAGAATTTATGCGGAAAAACAAGGAGATAATCCTGATGTAGTACTAACTATGAGCGTTGAAAATATGCAACAGATATTCTACGGACAAACTACGGCGTTTGATGCCTACATGCAAGGTGCATTGACTGTCGATGGCGACTTGAGAATGGCCATGAGTTTAGAGGCTATTGTGAAAAAGCTCAGAGAAAAACCAGTTGTTCCGGATCGACAGGTTTCTCAAAGACCGGGTGTTTATATTGTATAG